One window from the genome of Tolypothrix sp. NIES-4075 encodes:
- a CDS encoding mechanosensitive ion channel family protein, producing the protein MKTFAISFIAALTGSDFLKLIFSADISIVNIPIPVFKIVLIVIVLTLTVAFKQVFSEIIIRRIERLTSKTETTIDDELVEIIKQPLNWLIVIGGLWIVQLILAENFNPELNKQVEGILRFTAYATFAFIVYRAAPVLGEVLKQWTLSTETELDDLLVPYLPKLFQVLAIAIILLKGSEVFLGASAGALIGLLGGAGVAIGLLLKDLIYDLCCTIIIYVDNLFRPGDQVTMPGVEGLIKVENVGLRSTTLRILTRNTIQKVPNSKMINGTVENQFQAIGNDNSIGINLTLKIDGISAEKTEKLCIGLREIPKSIDILTEKFFIYFSELNQNSRVIKIRVFANTNGNPQLYFNTIEKLNLAILTLLEKEQINQFSYYPVQLQTNLGEAQNNLEPIKN; encoded by the coding sequence ATGAAAACTTTTGCAATATCATTTATAGCAGCTCTTACTGGCTCTGATTTTTTGAAACTCATTTTTAGTGCAGACATCTCTATCGTCAATATACCGATACCGGTGTTCAAAATAGTTCTTATCGTCATTGTTCTTACACTTACCGTGGCGTTCAAACAAGTTTTCTCCGAAATTATCATTCGTAGAATCGAGCGTCTGACTAGCAAAACGGAAACCACCATTGACGATGAGTTAGTCGAGATTATCAAGCAACCTTTAAACTGGCTGATTGTTATCGGTGGACTTTGGATAGTGCAGCTAATTTTGGCAGAAAATTTCAACCCAGAATTGAACAAACAAGTAGAAGGGATTCTTAGGTTTACTGCTTACGCTACCTTTGCCTTTATAGTTTACCGTGCCGCCCCTGTGTTGGGAGAGGTGCTGAAACAATGGACGCTCTCAACTGAAACCGAGTTAGACGATTTGCTCGTGCCTTATCTGCCGAAATTGTTTCAGGTGCTGGCGATCGCTATTATCTTACTTAAAGGTAGCGAGGTGTTTTTGGGTGCATCCGCAGGGGCACTCATCGGGTTGCTTGGTGGAGCGGGTGTTGCGATCGGTTTGTTATTGAAAGACCTGATCTATGACTTGTGTTGTACCATCATTATCTACGTAGATAATCTGTTTCGACCCGGTGACCAAGTGACGATGCCTGGAGTAGAGGGTCTAATTAAGGTGGAAAATGTTGGACTGCGAAGTACAACCCTTCGTATACTGACCAGAAACACTATCCAAAAAGTGCCGAATTCCAAAATGATTAATGGAACCGTTGAAAATCAGTTCCAAGCGATCGGAAATGACAATTCAATAGGAATTAACTTAACCCTAAAAATTGATGGCATTTCCGCCGAAAAAACCGAAAAACTTTGTATTGGTCTTCGAGAAATTCCTAAGTCAATTGATATCTTGACGGAAAAGTTTTTTATTTACTTTAGCGAACTCAATCAAAATTCTCGTGTGATTAAAATTCGAGTTTTTGCTAATACTAATGGTAATCCTCAATTATACTTTAATACCATCGAAAAACTCAACCTAGCGATACTGACTTTACTGGAGAAAGAGCAGATTAATCAATTCTCGTATTATCCGGTGCAACTCCAAACTAACCTTGGAGAAGCTCAAAATAACTTAGAACCAATCAAAAATTGA
- a CDS encoding histidine phosphatase family protein, which translates to MLVKTNNTSPSVAQKDDYPGRAYFIRHGESTSNERNIFAGVLDVDLTAFGRLQARRAGVDIKKKGVKFDAVYVSHMRRARQTCEIALAESQALKSPDIAVEIDHRISEKSFGIFAGRNLNLLRLALGYEGFEEMLHSHNEAPPAGEKIAQVYGRAASFYDERVVPHLKRGETVLVVCHQYVLEPLALYLSDLPPTDYKHLKLPNGKALSGEELVKFRDKESGGASAVRKQINDLSIMWAILLYAAAFLLGCLVRAISASSGGIPSELFRGIIVVCLAASTFYTYLDIDFAASKRKVTSTVKYIVYAWMLVRWAVGLALIFSGILYQNPGDLYKVMWVLFWMVPPALTSPVLSVLWGGNLYPSAILSRMLSIIAPVALIVTFGLAKQLPINSSSLIFFGVILVLGLAIPGALAQFWRDKSPVESNHHSKNWKFIGVLAVALMALATGFQFTPSTFLSDLFSSTDANRSLACLQQLAVATLVFILMRVFAVLTSVVTKDKLIKAEARDAYILLVNPNFFLWAALFLGVSATANPDAVKYAIFWAALGFFCIPLVEQILFMNSFGNELLRETLRSSRMATEDVRKLFHQLDTDGSNALDKDEIMELLGRIEDMTTGERSSEDVRRYVTDYLFATLDSDKNGTVDMQELEDYVSTYGLVANLNVVSAAASPVTT; encoded by the coding sequence ATTCTGGTAAAAACCAATAATACCAGCCCATCTGTTGCACAAAAGGATGATTATCCAGGACGTGCGTACTTTATTCGGCATGGTGAAAGCACCAGCAACGAACGGAACATTTTTGCCGGAGTACTGGATGTTGACCTTACCGCATTTGGTCGGTTACAAGCACGCCGTGCAGGTGTTGACATTAAGAAAAAAGGCGTGAAGTTTGATGCAGTATACGTTTCTCACATGAGACGGGCGCGGCAAACTTGTGAAATCGCCCTTGCTGAAAGTCAAGCGCTGAAGTCACCGGATATTGCTGTTGAAATCGACCATCGAATTAGCGAGAAATCCTTTGGCATTTTTGCGGGTCGTAACCTGAATCTACTTCGTCTTGCTCTTGGCTACGAAGGTTTCGAGGAAATGTTGCATTCCCATAACGAAGCACCCCCAGCGGGCGAGAAGATTGCCCAAGTTTACGGACGCGCTGCTTCTTTCTATGACGAGCGGGTTGTACCGCACTTGAAACGGGGCGAAACTGTTTTAGTAGTGTGCCACCAATATGTATTGGAGCCTTTAGCACTTTATTTAAGTGATTTACCACCGACTGATTATAAACATCTGAAACTCCCCAATGGTAAAGCTCTCAGTGGTGAGGAGCTAGTCAAGTTTCGCGACAAGGAATCTGGCGGTGCATCTGCGGTACGTAAACAGATCAACGATCTGTCAATTATGTGGGCAATTTTGCTTTATGCTGCTGCTTTCTTACTGGGATGCTTGGTTAGGGCAATAAGTGCTTCTTCTGGGGGAATTCCCTCAGAACTATTTCGAGGGATTATCGTTGTTTGTCTGGCGGCTTCAACGTTTTATACTTACCTAGATATTGACTTTGCAGCGAGTAAACGCAAAGTAACTTCAACAGTGAAGTATATAGTCTACGCCTGGATGTTGGTGAGATGGGCAGTTGGGCTAGCTTTAATATTTTCGGGAATTTTGTATCAAAATCCTGGGGATTTATACAAAGTTATGTGGGTGCTTTTTTGGATGGTTCCACCCGCGCTTACTTCCCCAGTTTTATCGGTACTTTGGGGCGGTAATCTTTATCCGTCGGCTATCTTATCAAGGATGTTATCAATCATCGCTCCAGTTGCGCTGATTGTGACATTTGGTTTGGCAAAACAATTACCAATTAACAGTTCAAGTCTGATATTTTTCGGTGTCATTTTAGTTCTTGGTTTGGCAATACCAGGAGCTTTAGCCCAGTTTTGGCGTGACAAATCTCCTGTTGAATCAAATCACCACAGTAAGAACTGGAAATTTATCGGAGTGCTTGCTGTCGCATTAATGGCTTTGGCAACTGGGTTTCAGTTTACTCCATCAACATTCCTCAGCGACTTATTTTCCTCAACAGATGCGAACCGCTCCCTAGCTTGTCTGCAACAACTGGCAGTAGCAACATTAGTCTTTATCTTAATGCGCGTCTTTGCCGTATTAACTTCAGTGGTTACAAAAGATAAGCTTATTAAGGCTGAAGCTAGAGATGCTTATATCTTGCTAGTTAATCCAAACTTTTTCCTTTGGGCTGCTCTTTTCCTCGGAGTTAGTGCAACTGCAAATCCCGATGCCGTAAAATATGCAATTTTTTGGGCAGCATTAGGATTCTTCTGCATACCACTCGTCGAGCAGATATTGTTTATGAATTCATTTGGGAATGAATTATTGCGAGAAACACTGCGTTCTTCGAGAATGGCAACAGAAGATGTGAGAAAACTTTTCCATCAATTAGATACAGATGGAAGCAATGCACTCGATAAAGACGAGATTATGGAGCTTTTAGGGCGAATAGAAGATATGACAACAGGTGAACGTAGTTCTGAAGATGTCAGGAGGTACGTAACTGATTATCTTTTTGCCACTCTTGACTCGGATAAAAATGGCACGGTTGATATGCAAGAGTTAGAAGACTATGTATCAACTTATGGGTTAGTTGCTAACCTTAACGTTGTTTCTGCTGCTGCATCCCCGGTGACAACATAA
- a CDS encoding cytochrome C, with translation MSNLVKRKSRRTKRKTIGLMVIILTWSLAMGWLLALASNVQAATNTSDVGTVDVVPAQYQLGQQLYLENCSNCHIALPPAVFPTETWKNLLQDSQHYGVQLKPLVDPPRILVWRYLLTFSRSHLKEEQTPYRLSDSRYFKALHPNVKLPRPVQVGSCVSCHPSATDFNFRSLTSEWK, from the coding sequence ATGTCAAATCTCGTGAAGCGCAAATCCCGCCGAACAAAGCGAAAAACTATCGGTTTAATGGTGATAATTTTAACGTGGAGTCTGGCTATGGGCTGGCTTCTGGCTTTGGCAAGTAACGTACAAGCAGCTACAAACACGTCGGATGTGGGCACGGTTGACGTAGTGCCAGCACAATACCAGTTGGGACAACAATTATATTTAGAAAATTGCTCTAATTGTCACATTGCCCTTCCCCCGGCTGTTTTTCCCACCGAAACCTGGAAAAACCTTCTGCAAGATTCGCAGCACTATGGCGTACAACTCAAACCTTTAGTCGATCCACCGCGCATCCTCGTGTGGAGATATCTATTAACTTTTTCCCGTTCCCACCTCAAAGAAGAACAAACGCCTTATCGCCTCAGCGATTCGCGCTATTTTAAAGCTTTGCATCCCAATGTCAAACTACCACGCCCCGTACAAGTTGGTAGCTGTGTCAGCTGTCATCCCAGCGCTACTGACTTTAACTTTCGCAGCCTGACTTCAGAGTGGAAGTAG
- a CDS encoding low molecular weight protein tyrosine phosphatase family protein has product MKKLLFLCSQNRLRSPTAEAVFSEYEGLEVESAGLDRYAELPVSTEMIEWADIIFVMEKSHRNKLSKNFQPFLKDKKVICLDIPDDFEYMEPVLINLLKKKVLPLLGTI; this is encoded by the coding sequence ATGAAAAAGCTTTTATTTCTCTGTAGTCAGAATAGATTGCGAAGTCCCACAGCTGAGGCTGTGTTTTCTGAGTACGAAGGACTTGAGGTGGAATCAGCAGGTTTAGACCGTTATGCCGAATTACCAGTCTCAACTGAAATGATTGAATGGGCTGATATTATTTTTGTCATGGAAAAATCCCATAGAAATAAGCTCTCAAAAAATTTTCAGCCGTTTCTCAAGGATAAAAAAGTTATATGTTTGGATATACCAGATGACTTTGAGTATATGGAACCAGTTTTAATTAACTTGTTAAAGAAGAAGGTATTGCCCTTATTGGGAACAATATAA
- the secA gene encoding preprotein translocase subunit SecA, whose amino-acid sequence MLKTLLGDPNARKLKKYQPYITEVNLLEEEVKALSDEELKGKTAEFQQRLAKGETTDDILPEAFAVVREAGRRVLGLRHFDVQILGGAILHTGQIAEMKTGEGKTLVATLPSYLNALSGKGVHVITVNDYLARRDAEWMGQVHRFLGLSVGLIQANMTPAERQKNYSCDITYVTNSEIGFDYLRDNMATSMADVVQRPFNYCVIDEVDSILIDEARTPLIISGQVERPTEKYLQAAEIALTLKKDEHYEVDEKARNVLLTDEGFAEAENLLEVRDLFDPEDPWAHFVFNAIKAKELFLKDVNYIVRNGEVVIVDEFTGRVLPGRRWSDGLHQAIEAKEHVEIQPETQTLATITYQNLFLLYPKLGGMTGTAKTEEPEFEKIYKLEVSVIPTNRSRLRKDLSDMVFKTEPGKWKAIANECAEMHQLGRPVLVGTTSVEKSEYLSGLLKQQNIPHELLNARPENVERESEIVAQAGRKGAVTIATNMAGRGTDIILGGNSEYMARLKLREYFMPRIVKPEDEDTFGVHRDAGLPTVTGGGHGFVPGKKVKTWKASPQVFPIQLSKETEQLLKEAVQVAVREYGERSLPELEAEEKVAVAAEKAPIDDVVIQTLRSAYKRVKQEYEQFTSREHEEVVQLGGLHVIGTERHESRRVDNQLRGRAGRQGDPGSTRFFLSLEDNLMRIFGGDRVARLMEAFNVEEDMPIESKMLTNSLEGAQKKVETYYYDIRKQVFEYDEVMNNQRRAIYAERRRVLEGQDLKEQVIKYAEKTMDDIVDYYINPDLPSEEWELEKLAEKVKEFVYLLEDLQPNQLEEMTMGEIKAFLHEQVRIAYDMKEAQVDQVQPGLMRQAERFFILQRIDTLWREHLQQMDALRESVGLRGYGQKDPLIEYKSEGYELFLDMMVNIRRDVVYSLFMFQPQPQPVVQTPSEMV is encoded by the coding sequence ATGCTAAAAACTTTGTTGGGCGATCCCAACGCTCGTAAGCTTAAAAAATACCAACCTTACATTACTGAAGTTAACCTCCTAGAAGAAGAAGTTAAAGCTCTTTCTGATGAAGAGTTAAAGGGTAAAACAGCAGAGTTTCAACAACGACTCGCTAAAGGCGAAACTACAGATGATATTTTGCCAGAAGCTTTTGCTGTCGTCCGGGAAGCTGGACGGCGTGTTTTAGGGTTGCGACATTTTGATGTGCAAATCTTAGGTGGTGCTATCCTGCATACAGGGCAAATTGCGGAAATGAAAACCGGGGAGGGCAAAACCCTGGTTGCAACTTTGCCAAGTTATTTAAATGCTTTAAGCGGTAAAGGTGTACACGTTATCACCGTAAACGATTACCTGGCTCGTCGAGACGCAGAATGGATGGGACAGGTGCATCGCTTTTTGGGGTTGAGTGTGGGACTAATTCAAGCAAATATGACTCCCGCCGAACGTCAAAAAAACTACAGTTGTGATATCACTTATGTGACAAACAGTGAGATAGGTTTTGACTATCTGCGTGACAACATGGCGACATCAATGGCAGATGTTGTGCAACGTCCCTTTAACTACTGCGTAATTGACGAAGTAGATTCAATTCTAATTGATGAAGCGCGGACACCGCTAATTATTTCCGGGCAGGTAGAAAGACCAACAGAAAAATATCTGCAAGCAGCGGAAATTGCACTTACTCTCAAGAAAGATGAGCATTACGAGGTCGATGAAAAAGCGCGTAACGTGCTGTTGACCGATGAAGGTTTTGCGGAAGCGGAAAATCTTTTGGAAGTAAGAGATTTATTCGACCCGGAAGATCCGTGGGCACACTTTGTTTTCAATGCGATTAAGGCAAAAGAACTTTTCCTCAAAGATGTAAATTATATCGTCCGCAATGGAGAAGTGGTAATTGTCGATGAATTTACTGGTCGGGTGTTACCAGGAAGACGTTGGAGTGATGGACTGCACCAAGCAATTGAAGCTAAAGAACATGTAGAAATTCAGCCGGAGACGCAAACTTTAGCGACGATTACTTATCAAAATTTGTTTTTGTTGTATCCCAAGTTGGGGGGAATGACAGGAACAGCAAAGACAGAAGAACCTGAGTTTGAAAAAATTTATAAATTGGAAGTATCAGTAATTCCCACCAACAGATCAAGGCTGCGGAAAGACTTGTCTGATATGGTGTTTAAAACTGAACCCGGTAAGTGGAAGGCGATCGCTAATGAATGCGCCGAAATGCACCAACTCGGTAGACCTGTGCTGGTAGGAACCACCAGCGTAGAAAAATCAGAATATCTTAGTGGGCTTCTCAAACAGCAAAATATTCCCCACGAATTGCTTAACGCAAGACCCGAAAACGTCGAACGAGAATCAGAAATTGTCGCCCAAGCCGGACGCAAAGGTGCTGTGACTATCGCCACCAACATGGCTGGTAGAGGTACTGACATTATCTTGGGTGGTAACTCTGAATACATGGCGCGTCTGAAGCTGCGGGAATACTTTATGCCCCGCATCGTCAAACCAGAAGATGAAGATACTTTTGGTGTCCACAGAGACGCAGGTTTGCCCACAGTAACTGGTGGTGGACATGGTTTTGTCCCTGGTAAGAAAGTGAAAACTTGGAAGGCTTCGCCACAAGTATTCCCGATTCAACTTTCAAAAGAAACAGAACAACTGCTCAAAGAAGCTGTACAAGTCGCGGTGCGCGAGTATGGTGAGCGCAGTTTACCTGAACTAGAGGCAGAAGAGAAAGTAGCTGTAGCAGCAGAAAAAGCGCCAATTGACGACGTGGTGATTCAAACCTTGCGATCGGCTTATAAGCGCGTCAAGCAAGAGTACGAACAGTTTACTAGTCGCGAACACGAAGAAGTAGTGCAATTAGGCGGTTTGCACGTAATTGGTACAGAACGCCACGAATCGCGAAGAGTAGATAATCAGTTGCGCGGACGTGCAGGACGTCAAGGGGACCCAGGATCGACAAGATTCTTCTTAAGTTTAGAAGATAACTTGATGCGGATTTTTGGAGGCGATCGCGTAGCCCGCTTAATGGAAGCCTTCAATGTTGAAGAGGATATGCCCATTGAGTCAAAGATGCTCACCAACAGTTTAGAAGGCGCTCAGAAAAAAGTCGAAACCTACTACTACGACATCCGCAAACAGGTGTTTGAGTACGACGAAGTGATGAACAATCAACGTCGCGCTATCTATGCCGAACGTCGTCGGGTGTTAGAGGGGCAAGACTTGAAAGAACAGGTTATCAAGTACGCCGAAAAAACGATGGATGACATCGTTGACTATTACATCAACCCCGACTTGCCCTCAGAAGAGTGGGAATTAGAAAAGCTGGCTGAGAAAGTCAAAGAATTTGTCTATCTGCTGGAAGACTTGCAGCCAAATCAATTAGAAGAGATGACAATGGGCGAAATTAAAGCTTTCCTTCACGAACAGGTGCGAATTGCCTACGACATGAAGGAAGCTCAAGTTGACCAAGTGCAGCCCGGATTGATGCGACAAGCTGAAAGGTTCTTTATCTTACAGCGAATTGATACGCTCTGGCGGGAACACTTACAACAAATGGACGCCTTGCGAGAATCTGTGGGACTGCGCGGTTACGGTCAAAAAGACCCCCTGATTGAATACAAGAGCGAGGGATATGAACTTTTCTTGGATATGATGGTGAATATCCGCCGAGATGTGGTATACTCACTCTTCATGTTTCAACCGCAACCCCAACCAGTAGTTCAGACGCCATCAGAGATGGTTTGA